The Microcoleus sp. FACHB-672 genomic interval TGGCGTGAAGGTCACTCGCCGGTGCGGGAAAATTTAGTCTGCCGACGCTGGCTTTTAGCAGACGAAGGTATTGTCAAGTGGCGCGATACTTGGAGCCATTAAATTAAGCGAAAAAGCAACCCAGTTTCTTAAAAAAATTGGGTTGCTGCGCCAAATCACTTTAATTGAATAATCTGATAAACAGATATCGTTATTCTATTCAAAATTTATTTTGAATAATTGTTATTAAAAAAACTTATTTTTTTAAATGATTAGTAAAACATTCAGAACTTAAAGATAAGCCGCCCTGCATCTACCAATATTTATTTAGTAATCACCGGCAGAACCATAGATCCACGCATCAAGCCAGCGATGATAATAATATTGTTGTGCCGGCGATAAAGTTTTAACAAACGGTTCCATTGCCTGTCCGAGGGGAAAGAGCGCACTGTAAACACCCAAATTAATGTAATGACGCATCCAATCTAAGAGCGGAATGAGTCCAAGCTGTGGCGTTAGTTTGATAATTAATGCCGGATTATTTATAGCTGTTTTAAGGAGCGTTTGAGATAAAGCTGAAAACTGCACCACATCTTGTAGAAAAGGCTTTAAAACCGGCTCTCCCAACTGCTCCATGCCGGCAAATACCCCAGAGAGTAACTGATTAATTTGTTCCGGTTCAATTTTACGCTCAATCCCAACAGTCATCGCCCGTTGAAATAGCCACGTTACTGATAAACTCGGTTGATAGGGTTGCAATAAAGCCAAAGCCGGCGCAGAAAGTGTGTCTGCTTGCAGCGCTTCCTCAATGCCGGTGGTTAAACGCTTGAGATGGCGCACCATTGCCCCAAACCCACCAAAACTCAAAGGAGATTGACTGCCGCTACTATCTCCCACCGGCAGAATGCGACTCCAAGGCATTTGTAAGGGGCTTTGCCGATAGGAAGGAAAGAACCCAAACAGTGCTCGTTGAAATTCCAATTGATCGATTTCAACGCCTTGATATGCCGGCAGCAACCGCAAATATTCCTCAAATAGAAACTCTAAACTAAAGCGTTGAGGATCAGCATCTAAATAAGTAAATAAATAAGTTGTGCGCCCATCTCTCGCGGGAAATGCTTCCCAAAAATACTGACATTGATGTTGAATTGGCGTAAAAGATACAAACAAATCGCCCGTTTCATTTTGAGGAAATCCCCGCGCACAACTCCCCACGACTAAACAAATGCTATCTGGTTTTTGCCCTTGTCGTGCCTGCCGAATCACGGGTGAGAAATGTCCCATTGCATCGATGAACAATCGAGTTGTTAAAGTGCGGGGAGAGGAGTCTTCCGCTTGACTTTTGATTTCTACCGTAATTCCATCTGGATGAACAATGGCTGCCTCAAAAGCCGTATTTTCAAATAACTGTCCGCCGGCTTCTAAAAATTGCAACTTAAGTGTATCGAGTAAAGAAACTGGATCAACCCCAATATTAAGAACATCACGCACCCAAACTTCAGCGCCATTTAAAAAGCTTACACGGGCGGGATTATATTCTGTTGCGATCGCTTGCCCTAATTCTGCTTCCGAAAGTAAATCTAATTCCACAAACACATCTAATTCTTTGCGAGAGATGTTCCATTCTTGATCTCTGCCGCGCAAAATTCCCCGCTCAACTAGCGCTACCCGCCATCCCCGTTGCGCTAAAGCTGCACCGATGAAAATTCCCAAAGTGCCGCCGGCGATCACAATATCCCACTCTACAGTTTCCAGAGGCTGCTCGTTTTGCTTCACCACAGCCGGCACAGGGGCGCTACCCTCTTTGATGGCTTGCCAAAGGCTATCAGCGCGACGCAATGCCCCCAATGCGTCACCAGGTAGCTGAGATAGAATTTGCTCGGTTTGGCTCATGAGTTGTCGATTTTCTACAGAAGCTTTCTTTACATCCTAATCTGGTATCAGTTTTTGCTGACATCGTCGCACCAGCCGCAACACCCGCAGCGAGTTTAATAGTCCTTTTTTGTGTCAACTTGCTTGCTCAGTTCGATTATTTTTGTATTATTGCTTACACAAACCAGTAATACTAGATAATGCTTGTGGCAGAGAATGCGAAAAACCCAGATTACGCCTGAGAGAGAGGAATGTGCGCCTTTAACTTCATAGAATAACTCCAGGCTTACAGATAGCATTGCTTTGATTTTATATAAACACCCAGAATCCCTCAATCTTTTGTGAGGGAGGAAAGTGTCAATTTATGTGCCGACAAGATTTTATTTTTTGTTGGCGCAAACAGATTTGCTTTTGAAAGTTGAATTGGAACTCTAGCAAATTGGAAAACCTAAAGTTCGACACAATTACTAATTTTCGCGATAAATAATAGCGCAGATTCAGTAGTAATAGTGAAGCAGAAGTAGCAAAATGCGAGAAACAGCGGGACTGGGAGAACAAGCA includes:
- a CDS encoding FAD-dependent oxidoreductase, with amino-acid sequence MSQTEQILSQLPGDALGALRRADSLWQAIKEGSAPVPAVVKQNEQPLETVEWDIVIAGGTLGIFIGAALAQRGWRVALVERGILRGRDQEWNISRKELDVFVELDLLSEAELGQAIATEYNPARVSFLNGAEVWVRDVLNIGVDPVSLLDTLKLQFLEAGGQLFENTAFEAAIVHPDGITVEIKSQAEDSSPRTLTTRLFIDAMGHFSPVIRQARQGQKPDSICLVVGSCARGFPQNETGDLFVSFTPIQHQCQYFWEAFPARDGRTTYLFTYLDADPQRFSLEFLFEEYLRLLPAYQGVEIDQLEFQRALFGFFPSYRQSPLQMPWSRILPVGDSSGSQSPLSFGGFGAMVRHLKRLTTGIEEALQADTLSAPALALLQPYQPSLSVTWLFQRAMTVGIERKIEPEQINQLLSGVFAGMEQLGEPVLKPFLQDVVQFSALSQTLLKTAINNPALIIKLTPQLGLIPLLDWMRHYINLGVYSALFPLGQAMEPFVKTLSPAQQYYYHRWLDAWIYGSAGDY